In Candidatus Eisenbacteria bacterium, one DNA window encodes the following:
- a CDS encoding sulfotransferase domain-containing protein produces MRNRFYFDLDLANETRVLLCRYEDMAADPASFMRRIYDFVGVPYPGDRIVAPVHPRSIRKGSDLAIGPETEAACEDLWKRLEEAYRSAGAEALTGSKSF; encoded by the coding sequence GTGCGGAACCGTTTCTATTTCGATCTCGACCTGGCGAACGAGACGCGCGTCCTCCTCTGCCGCTACGAGGACATGGCGGCCGATCCCGCATCGTTCATGCGGAGGATCTACGACTTCGTCGGCGTCCCCTATCCGGGGGACCGGATCGTCGCGCCGGTCCACCCGCGCTCGATCCGAAAGGGGAGCGATCTCGCGATCGGGCCGGAGACCGAGGCCGCATGCGAGGATCTCTGGAAGCGCCTCGAGGAGGCGTACCGCTCCGCCGGCGCGGAAGCGTTGACAGGCTCGAAATCGTTCTGA